TCTTTAGGTAAAGCTGCCTTTATAAACACATGTTTTCTAAGCTTCAATTCCATTTCAATATGCTGTTGTGTTGGATTATACAATTCTTAATTTGATGGtctcttttaatttgttttttgtCAATGCAATCTTCCAATCCCTAAGAATCTTTGTACAACCAACAAGCAAGTAAGTaattaatataaatgtttttttctctGTTCATGCACAGACGGCCTTCAGCTGATGTTTCTGTGTGGGGCCGATGTTCTGGAGTCCTTCGGAGTCCCCAACCTGTGGAAGCAGGAGGATATCGATGAAATTGTCGGCCGCTACGGTATGGTTTGCATCACCCGCAGCGGCAGTGACCCCCACAAGTTCATCCACCAGTCAGACAAGCTGTGGCAGTATCGCCAGAACATCCACATGGTCCGCGAGTGGGTGACCAATGAGATCTCAGCCACTCAGGTGCGGCGGTCGCTGCGTCGAGGTCGGAGTGTCAGGTACCTGCTGCCTGACGGCGTGGTTCACTACATACAAGAACATGCGCTGTACAGCGCTGAGAGCGAGCAGAGAAATGCAGGCGTAGTACTGGCACCTATTCAGAAGAACACAGAAGTCTCCTAAAGCTGAGGACGTTTACTGCTGCAAAACACAGAGAAGATAGCTCTCTACACCAAGTGCTGTATGTTTGACTGTGAATCAAAATTAGATAAGCAATACAGGCAATTTTGTTTAACTTCCAACAGTGCCTACTACTACACAGAACAGTAATTTTTACTATTAggcgttttgtttttataagtGTGCATAGACAGAACAGGGTGAAGTGACTGAAGTAAATGACTCACAAACAGACTATCTGAACAGTTGGCTGGGAGGTAATCTAAATGTCAATGCTGTAATAGATCCAGTTCGTGGTTATTGAATTAGGGATTCACCATTTTGTGTGAAGTAGTCAGCATACAGTGAATCACAGACATacaaactgtgttgttatccatTTATTCTTCACACTTGTGACAATTCTCAGGTTAAGTTATAGAAACATTGCTTCCTGCCTTCTGGTGACTTGTAAAGATTGAATATATAACATTTATACTGCACTATGTAAGAATAGATTCATTAAAATCCCTTTGAATATTTccagaagaagcaggaaatctTCTTTCCAGGAAGTCTAGACTTTGTGGGTTTTTCCCTCGACATTCTGTGTAGCTGTATTCTTGTCAGGGTAGGAACAGTAACCTTTTTCAGTTGAAACAACGCTGTACAgtgaaaaaaaatatatgtatgATTAATCTGGAAGAGAGGTCATTGAAAATGGGCAACTGTGCCAATGACCTCCAATAGTGAAGTATGATTAAGAACAAGTTAATGTTAAAAGTTTAACTTGCTTTATCTCAATGCTTCAGTATACTCTCTGAACCTGTCACATGTTTTGTACCTAGAGCAGGATTTGGTTTATGCACTCCTTCATGCTTTAAACATGTTTATCTTTCAGTGCTCCCAGTTTGAAAGTAAATGTGTGATTTGTATTGACTTGAAATGAAATAAACAACTCTTTCGGTTTTCAGACTGGGAGGCTATTTGTTACCATCAGGAATCACAATGCTATAGTCACACAGATAGACATCTAACTTCCTCATGTAAGGAAGTGCAAAAACAACACCTTCTttgtttgattaaaatcatgtgtCTTAACTTATCTTTCAGGAAATCATCAATTGATAGAAGATAATAGCTGAAATAACAAATGTGGCAAGTTAAAACTCATTGCTTTCCTTAGTATTGAAGTTGTTTCCCTCTTATTATTCGATCAATGGTATTAGATTGCATCAAAACTGAATACAGTACAAATGTGAAGTAACTGTTAAACGGTTTAAACTACGGTTTtttctcattacattacaaggtcacgttttttttacatattaaaCAACTCATGTCTGCTTCAGTTGCCGATGACAGAATGTATGCACAAGTAGAGTAATGTGTGGGAAAAAACCTTGACAAGGTTTATCTGCATCACATCAGAGCGACGGATTGCTGCTGAGTTGAAATCACGAGGAAGAAGAACTAGCTTAATGTTTGGACAAGTTCCATGTGGTTTATTCTCTTTCCCACTAAAGGTGCGGCGAATCCTTTCACAACCACAGCATAATGATTGTTAGTGTTATTATATTATCATTTCCCCATTGCATAAATAGGTGTGCCATCCTAACAAAGGTCATCGTCATTAGAAAACTGCATGTGCACAAATGAAATATGACTCGTCTTACGCACTTATTGCTAACCTCAAAAAGTGTACAAATTTGTAAAGTATTTTAATATTGGGCTTACCTATATCCGTAGGATTGATTTTGTGTTCTGTTTTTTATGGATAacatttttacccaaaaaaagtgatttgttaAAGGACACAAAAATACCACACAAGGATCATAAATAATCCAACTTTCTTATAAATATTTAAGCAATCTTGAAGattttcattgaaataaaggtCTGTTAATGCACTATCTATCTCCAAAGTAGGAAACACAATGTTGATTGAGCCTATAGCCCACTGATGAAAGTATCGCAATATTTCAACATTTGCAGTATTGTAAATAGTTGTCTATTGCGACATCCCCAGAAAAATGTCTTTGTTTACACACAACAAGCAGGATATGTGCATAATTCTAAAAATTAAGACAAATAGTCTAACATTTAAATCAATCAGAGCAGGCATCTTAAGCAATAAAGGTCAATATATTTGTTCTTGTGTTTGTTTGCATCTGTGTGAAATGAATCTGTGACACTTGACACAAATAATGAAAGGTTTGTTATTCAGTGATCTTTGTGGTGGGACCAGTCTGACATGTTGTCACTGATGAGAGCACCTCCCTCAGCCTCAAACCGTGGACAGTGAATAGGATGAAGGCACACCTACCTTAAAACCTCCAGGTCTCTCACCAAACAGCATGCTGTTCTCAGTCTCTCTTCAGGACTCTTCATCAGCTCAGCAGATTGAAGATCACATTTAACTTGCATGCACAGGTctcaggagggaaagaaagtCATCAAAATGCCAGCCCTCTGTGATACATGGGACATCATGAGCAATGTCAATTTGGAGGGCTACATGACTGCACTGGGTAAGTCCTTTAGGAGTGATTTAATCCAACAATGTTCTCagatattaaatatttgttaaATTGATGCAAATGTATATGCTAATCTGGTTAAATGTTTCTTAATCCAAAAAGAAAGCATTATACAAAGGCGGATTCCTTCTTTTTTAATGTGATTTCGTTTTGTGTTTTCTGcctgtaatgtttttttgtttatccTGCTGCTGCCTATCTTGACCAGGTTTCTCTTGAAAAAAGAGTCATTAGAATTCAAATTGGACTCTTCTGGTTAAgtaatttttaaataaatgtaaacgCTAAATAGGGCACAAAGGGAAAtactgtttttttaattaagCAGTGTAAATCTTTACACAACAGCGAAATGTATGGTACGCATATTTTATCTTCTTAGATTTTTTCTCTGTTTACTTTACTCAACACTTCCTCTACCCTTCCAGGTATCAGCCCTTGCTTACGAAAGATTGCTCTGACGGTGAAGGTGAAGAAGGTGATCGAGCAGCAGGGGGACCAGTACACCATCAAAACTACCAGCAAGGTCAAAAACTACACCATTGCCTTCAGAGTGGGTCAGGAATTTGAGGAGTTCACCAAGGGATTGGACAACAGACGTGTCAAGGTGAAGATAAATGTCTGATGATTTGTTTGTTCAAAGTGAAAACATTATTTTTGCAAGAGAGAGAGGTATGACACGCAAACAAAGGGCCTAAGGCAGGAGCATGGTAAATGGTGGTTATATGGCATGCGCTGTAACCACTTGGCTCAGAACATTTTGTATGGGCTGCTAAACCTGTTCCTTGTTGTGATTTAAGCTCTCTTTTTCTTTTCCATCTGTGCAGTCACTGGTGACATGGGAGGGGAATAAACTGGTGTGTGAACAGATTGGAGAGAAGAAGAACCGGGGTTGGGCTCACTGGATTGAAGAGGACAAGCTACATCTGGTAAGAAGAGTGCACGTAGACACAAGAGGCATTAACATTGTATTTTTATCACTAGTCAAGTTTCAGAATTTGGACAAGAATTTAAAACCTtgattgtttttaagtttatatTTCTGTTAAGGAAATGTAAATGATCACacattaaataaaacaattattgaGTTACATTTTGGACATGAAACTTCAGAAAACGTTTCATACTTAAGTGTCTTACTGTTAGTATTCAACTAAGGAACTTTAATGGTGATATTTATTAGTTAGGTTTTGAAGCCTATTAACCCACAGTGTGTTCCCTTAACATcatattaaatgtatatttctGTGACCCTCAGGAGCTGTACTGTGAAGGAGAAGTCTGCAAGCAAATTTTTAAGAAGAATGCGAACGAGTGAAGAGGAATGAAAGTTGTTTTTCTGGAGAATTTACTGTGATGAGAGGTGTGTTAGATACACAAATCTAATACCACACTTACCACAGTGGTCTTTTTTCGGAAATGTAACTTCAAAGCTCAGTTCTGGTGATAATGTCCTTCCTGTCAGGGTATTGATGTACACCACTAGATGGCATCAGTGCATTTTTTGTCAGTCACCAATGTCCAAACTGGTCTGTAGGTAAATGGTGCTCGGCCTAATGAAGTAAAGAGAAATGACTGTGCATCATGCCTGATTTTGTCTAAGCTacctaatggcgcgtttccactgcaggcctcgctctgtttggttaggccttattaggcccggctcactttaatgctgcgcttccattacagtttaggaactggggtagttactatagtaacgcagtgtaggcggagccgtgacgtaatcttcaatgagcgccccaacaaacaacacagccgttagctgttagcactcagagctcacagctcttcatatctgttcagaaactagacacaagttaaacaagtacaaaccacagactttctgtgtcatggcgaatacagtcgctggtttatttatgtctgtataggccgttgttgtgagtgtggacggtcggagcatatataacgttagcttagccaagcttcatttagaaagcacgcattttaaaagggttttccgcctgccgtctgtctgcagacttgtcaaagcattaattcatggtttttactaaccggtatcagtatgttgttacttcggcattattttgaaacgtgtattacaattaaatcacggtcaaatatgttcatcttgttgtagttgtagcccccttgccagcgattctctctctagtttagcatactcggcccgactcagcctggttgttcctggccctagaaccacgatttagtcgggccaaaaaaaggtgaaaaagtagccccggccaaaactaggccaagtggaaacgtaaccaaa
This Pseudochaenichthys georgianus chromosome 7, fPseGeo1.2, whole genome shotgun sequence DNA region includes the following protein-coding sequences:
- the rbp7a gene encoding retinoid-binding protein 7a, with product MHRSQEGKKVIKMPALCDTWDIMSNVNLEGYMTALGISPCLRKIALTVKVKKVIEQQGDQYTIKTTSKVKNYTIAFRVGQEFEEFTKGLDNRRVKSLVTWEGNKLVCEQIGEKKNRGWAHWIEEDKLHLELYCEGEVCKQIFKKNANE